In Flammeovirgaceae bacterium 311, one DNA window encodes the following:
- a CDS encoding YceI-like protein (COG2353 Uncharacterized conserved protein) — translation MKSLKLFIVLLLIPLQAVFADYGKEWLVTDKSQLTISGSSNVNEFQCMSLYYAGGNTLYETWDVVSKKPVISGLVSLKATSFDCNNKIMTQDMQKTIRADKYPQVKVHFLSLERTPSKDKYQKVKGVVEICLAGVSRQYEISATFEELGKNKALLAGSLEFNLTDFNIEPPTKMMGAIKVKDCFTIDYNLELKSIDTTLQ, via the coding sequence ATGAAATCTCTTAAATTATTTATTGTACTACTGCTGATTCCGCTACAGGCTGTATTTGCAGATTATGGTAAAGAATGGCTGGTTACTGATAAAAGTCAATTAACGATATCCGGCAGTTCGAATGTAAACGAGTTTCAGTGCATGAGCCTGTATTATGCAGGAGGCAATACCCTCTACGAAACCTGGGATGTGGTTAGTAAAAAACCTGTTATTAGCGGCCTTGTCTCTTTGAAGGCCACTTCTTTTGACTGCAACAATAAAATCATGACGCAGGACATGCAAAAGACTATCAGGGCAGATAAGTACCCTCAGGTGAAAGTGCATTTCCTGTCGCTGGAACGTACCCCGTCCAAAGATAAGTATCAAAAAGTAAAAGGGGTTGTGGAAATTTGCCTGGCTGGTGTAAGCAGGCAGTATGAGATCAGCGCCACTTTTGAAGAGCTGGGTAAAAATAAAGCCCTGCTGGCTGGCAGCCTGGAGTTTAACCTTACTGATTTCAATATTGAACCACCCACCAAGATGATGGGTGCCATTAAGGTAAAAGACTGTTTTACAATAGATTATAACTTAGAGCTTAAAAGCATAGATACTACCCTTCAGTAG
- a CDS encoding hypothetical protein (COG3893 Inactivated superfamily I helicase) has protein sequence MQTFLEELAADILKNHAANMDELTLVFPNRRAGLFFQQYLARQLDKPVWSPAVLTLEEFVQSLSTQKKADTLLLVFELFEIYKRLVLTEESFDKFFFWGEMLLNDFDAVDKHLVDARLLFTNISEINEMGDALDFLSPEQIQVVQEFWQSFGTSRSRQQQEFIAVWDILPKVYEQYRQRLQTTGIGYDGMLYREVAEAAAAHTLDHPFQQIVFAGFNALNPAEEKILAYFVKHENASIYWDTDAYYMLDERQEAGTYLRKWARSSTFGASFPEEHPSHLKYNNKSIELIGVPLEVGQAKAMGEKLLHCLQGQQGIELQKTAIVLPNEYMLFPVLHSIPESYQDCRGSRHPIDNINVTMGYPLRSTPLYSLIELMVELQAASSGEGKSVVFHYRTVLALLRHPYLYYYNTELARKNIQKIEAKNKVYLKPSTLEEGNEALYAALFRNISGIQPMFDYLLQVLELINESINEENYEFPTLEQEYIYQFFTHLKRLRELVQQQRLDLQMPVFLKLLRQIVQEQRLPFTGEPLSGLQIMGVLETRQLDFDNLFILSMNEGSFPPAPSHGSFIPYNLRRGYGLPTFDQEDALYAYYFYRMIQRAKHVHIFYNTSSAYGLKGERSRLLYQLLYESGLKVVQQVLTHPLQLAKALPLEIPKTDGVREILQQHLAAFGEAPERRFTPSALNTYLDCSLRFYFKYVANIQEPDEVQEEVDPAVFGNLVHRAMELLYKDHITAKGGNSLMEVRDLVMLHKKLPEVVDRAFAEHYGLALPLQLEGRNLIIRGIVEKLGRAILKCDEEYAPFEIVALESESRFRGEGRETNRYRMEVPIAVNGSRQYVGMKGIIDRIDRKDDKVRILDYKTGQDEKRFESLESLFDRENDRRNKAAMQTMLYSLLYLNVNPQEEGRIIPGLYNSRELFSAGFDVLLQIKGERGYQPVRDIRPYEEAYQVQLVKLLEEIFDPALPFTQTDNLRKCEYCTYRGMCHR, from the coding sequence ATGCAAACCTTTCTGGAAGAACTTGCTGCCGATATTCTTAAAAACCACGCCGCTAACATGGATGAGCTTACGCTGGTTTTTCCCAACAGAAGGGCAGGCTTGTTTTTTCAGCAATACCTGGCCCGGCAGCTCGATAAGCCTGTATGGTCGCCGGCGGTGCTTACCCTGGAGGAGTTTGTCCAAAGCCTTAGCACTCAGAAAAAAGCAGACACCCTGCTGCTGGTTTTTGAACTTTTTGAGATCTACAAACGCCTGGTACTTACCGAGGAGAGTTTCGACAAATTCTTCTTCTGGGGGGAGATGCTCCTGAATGATTTTGATGCCGTAGACAAACACCTGGTTGATGCCCGACTGCTTTTCACCAACATTTCGGAAATTAATGAAATGGGCGATGCGCTCGATTTCCTTAGCCCCGAACAAATACAGGTTGTTCAGGAATTCTGGCAAAGCTTTGGCACCAGCCGCAGCCGGCAGCAGCAGGAATTTATTGCCGTTTGGGATATTCTGCCAAAAGTATACGAGCAGTACCGGCAACGCCTGCAGACTACCGGCATTGGCTACGATGGCATGCTGTACCGCGAAGTAGCCGAGGCAGCAGCGGCTCATACCCTCGACCACCCCTTTCAGCAAATTGTTTTTGCCGGCTTCAATGCGCTTAACCCCGCAGAAGAAAAAATACTGGCCTACTTTGTAAAGCACGAAAACGCCAGCATTTACTGGGATACCGATGCCTATTATATGCTCGATGAGCGGCAGGAAGCAGGCACCTATTTACGGAAATGGGCCCGAAGCAGCACCTTTGGCGCCAGCTTTCCAGAGGAGCACCCCAGTCATTTAAAATACAACAACAAAAGCATAGAGCTGATTGGCGTACCCCTGGAGGTGGGGCAGGCCAAGGCCATGGGCGAAAAATTACTGCACTGCCTGCAGGGGCAGCAGGGTATTGAGCTACAAAAAACGGCTATTGTACTGCCTAACGAATACATGCTTTTCCCGGTACTGCATTCCATACCCGAGTCTTATCAAGATTGCCGGGGCAGCAGGCATCCCATTGATAACATAAACGTTACCATGGGTTACCCCCTGCGCAGCACCCCCCTCTATAGCCTTATTGAACTCATGGTAGAGCTTCAGGCTGCTTCGAGTGGAGAAGGTAAAAGCGTGGTATTCCATTACAGAACCGTACTGGCCCTGCTGCGGCACCCCTACCTGTACTACTACAACACCGAACTGGCCCGCAAAAACATTCAGAAAATTGAGGCTAAAAATAAAGTGTATCTGAAGCCTTCAACGCTTGAGGAGGGCAACGAAGCTCTCTATGCTGCGCTTTTCAGGAATATCAGTGGTATACAGCCTATGTTCGATTACCTGCTGCAGGTGCTGGAATTAATCAACGAAAGCATCAACGAGGAAAACTACGAATTTCCCACCCTGGAACAGGAGTACATCTACCAGTTTTTTACCCACCTGAAGCGCCTGCGCGAGCTGGTACAGCAGCAGCGGCTCGACCTGCAAATGCCAGTTTTCCTGAAGCTGCTGCGGCAGATAGTGCAGGAACAGCGCCTTCCGTTTACCGGCGAGCCCCTTAGCGGGCTGCAGATCATGGGCGTGCTGGAAACCCGCCAGCTCGATTTTGATAATCTCTTTATCCTAAGCATGAACGAGGGCAGCTTTCCTCCTGCCCCCTCCCACGGCTCCTTTATACCCTATAACCTTCGGCGTGGCTACGGTCTTCCAACCTTCGATCAGGAAGATGCCCTCTACGCCTACTACTTTTACCGCATGATTCAGCGGGCAAAGCATGTGCACATCTTTTACAACACCAGCAGCGCCTATGGCTTAAAAGGCGAGCGCAGCCGCCTGCTCTACCAGCTGCTTTATGAATCGGGGCTGAAGGTAGTACAGCAGGTGCTTACCCACCCGCTGCAGCTGGCCAAAGCCCTGCCACTGGAGATTCCGAAAACCGATGGCGTGCGGGAGATTTTACAGCAGCACCTGGCTGCTTTCGGTGAGGCCCCGGAGCGTCGCTTTACGCCCTCCGCCCTTAATACTTACCTGGACTGCTCCCTGCGCTTTTATTTTAAATATGTGGCCAACATACAGGAGCCCGATGAGGTACAGGAAGAGGTAGACCCTGCCGTTTTCGGCAACCTGGTGCACCGCGCCATGGAGCTGCTCTACAAAGACCATATTACTGCCAAAGGAGGAAATTCCCTGATGGAGGTCCGGGACCTGGTAATGCTGCATAAAAAACTGCCGGAGGTAGTAGACCGCGCCTTTGCCGAGCATTACGGGCTGGCGCTGCCCCTGCAGCTGGAGGGCCGCAACCTCATCATCAGGGGCATTGTGGAAAAGCTGGGCAGGGCCATTTTAAAATGCGACGAAGAGTATGCGCCATTCGAAATTGTTGCGCTGGAGAGCGAAAGCCGTTTCAGGGGTGAGGGCCGTGAAACAAACCGCTACCGCATGGAAGTACCCATTGCTGTAAACGGCAGCCGCCAGTATGTAGGCATGAAGGGCATTATAGACCGTATTGACCGCAAAGACGATAAAGTAAGGATACTTGATTACAAGACCGGCCAGGACGAAAAGCGCTTTGAAAGCCTGGAATCACTCTTTGACCGGGAGAATGACAGGCGCAATAAAGCTGCCATGCAGACTATGCTTTACAGCCTGTTGTACCTCAATGTTAACCCACAGGAAGAAGGCCGGATCATACCAGGCCTGTACAACAGCCGCGAGCTTTTTTCTGCCGGTTTCGATGTGCTGCTGCAGATTAAGGGCGAGCGCGGCTACCAGCCGGTACGCGATATCAGGCCTTATGAAGAAGCGTACCAAGTACAGCTGGTGAAACTGCTGGAAGAGATTTTTGATCCAGCGTTACCTTTTACACAAACCGACAACCTCCGTAAATGCGAGTACTGCACCTACAGAGGGATGTGCCACCGTTAA
- a CDS encoding ATP-dependent helicase (COG1074 ATP-dependent exoDNAse (exonuclease V) beta subunit (contains helicase and exonuclease domains)), with protein sequence MQAATKNFKIYRSSAGSGKTYTLTREYLSLALQSPDYFRSILAVTFTNKATQEMKSRIVETLHELAGGKPHSMRQELMALTQLSEAALQKRAEQVLSSILHNYSHFAVSTIDSFFQRIIRSFAKEIGLRAGFKVELDQQKVLDDLIDRVLAGVGVDKHLTRWLTQFAEEQIDEGKTWDIRRSIRTLAGEIFTESYKAHEKSLNRIAHDEKTLLKVLGQLKDLRVAFEQQMDELGRSALTFIKDRGLQTEDFAYGRSGPANYFSNILKENGKYEPGSRAREVLLDPEKWASKSNKQRDYVLSVALEGLQPLMQDALALYDDGYEKYNTAKEVLRFIYTLGILAHLTAVLSKYREDNDLLLISDAAVFLKDIIGENEAPFIYEKTGTRYLHFLIDEFQDTSGFQWDNFRPLVANSVASGNRNLVVGDIKQSIYRWRGGDWKLLLNRIALDIGPENTEHVNLNHNFRSCRQIIDFNNSLFFQAAWELKEICSSKFAEVADNKELNALEFEARNIAAAYAEVTQTYPENKSDNPCGLVKINFLEADEEEGSWKEQAQQAMLSTIEELQQKGYKARDIALLVRSNREGQELANVLMQAEEDKADGNPYNYRVISSDSLFLSNAASVCLLLNVLRYLHNAQNAVARTNMAYDYQRYILKPAQLDLHQLFRACAGDEEALQAYLPPEFLRKRAYLTKLPLYEMVETLIMLFSLNQLPGEWGYLQAFQDAVLQYSGEEKGDIDTFLNWWDETGHKHTVQVSESLDAIRIYTVHTSKGLQFRAVLMPYCQWELNHKPNANNFIWASSQMHPLQELEALPVRYSSRLEQTVFREQYFRELIQAYLDNLNLLYVAFTRAEEALFAWTPLPKISKGQSIPRADAVNGMLYRLLRGEMQASGITELYHEPLLSLPEGWQESSNIYENGVLEQVVTREKKGGEDSFALGQYLSTRWRSRLTVRKRNASLVLATDENSAARINWSRTLHSLLRQIRQPEDLERALENIYYEGMVNRQEIPAVRNQMQALFSHPVAGQWFQPRWEVRTELPLLNTTGYLLRPDRVITAGSVTIAIDFRVEAPQPAHEKRVQRYLKLLRRMQFTEVSGWVYYLEKGEARAVSINGTSQLGLAF encoded by the coding sequence GTGCAAGCCGCTACCAAAAACTTTAAAATATACCGCTCCTCTGCCGGATCCGGTAAAACATACACCCTCACACGGGAGTACCTTTCTCTGGCTCTGCAGAGTCCGGATTACTTTCGCAGCATCCTGGCCGTAACCTTTACCAATAAGGCCACCCAGGAAATGAAAAGTCGTATTGTAGAAACCCTGCACGAGCTGGCCGGGGGCAAACCCCACTCCATGCGCCAGGAGCTGATGGCCCTCACGCAGCTTTCCGAAGCAGCACTTCAGAAAAGAGCGGAGCAGGTGCTTTCGTCTATCCTGCACAATTACTCCCACTTTGCCGTCAGCACCATCGACAGCTTCTTTCAGCGCATTATCCGCTCCTTTGCAAAAGAAATAGGTTTGCGGGCTGGCTTTAAAGTTGAATTAGATCAGCAAAAAGTGCTCGACGATCTGATAGACCGCGTACTGGCAGGTGTAGGCGTTGATAAACACCTGACCCGCTGGCTTACCCAGTTTGCCGAAGAACAAATAGACGAAGGCAAAACCTGGGACATCCGCCGCAGCATCCGTACACTGGCCGGCGAAATTTTTACCGAGAGCTATAAGGCGCACGAAAAAAGCCTTAACCGGATTGCTCACGACGAGAAAACCCTCCTGAAAGTATTAGGCCAGCTTAAAGATCTAAGAGTTGCTTTCGAGCAGCAAATGGATGAGTTGGGCCGCTCTGCCCTTACATTCATAAAGGACCGCGGCCTTCAGACGGAAGATTTTGCCTACGGCCGCAGTGGGCCTGCCAACTATTTCAGCAACATTCTGAAAGAAAACGGCAAATACGAGCCCGGCAGCCGCGCCCGTGAGGTGCTGCTCGATCCGGAAAAATGGGCCAGCAAAAGCAATAAGCAGCGTGATTATGTACTATCTGTTGCCCTGGAAGGACTACAACCCCTCATGCAGGATGCCTTAGCCTTGTATGATGATGGCTATGAGAAATACAACACTGCCAAAGAAGTACTCCGGTTTATATACACCCTGGGTATTCTGGCGCATCTCACAGCTGTGCTTAGCAAGTACCGCGAAGATAATGACCTGCTGCTCATTTCCGATGCTGCTGTTTTCCTGAAAGACATCATCGGCGAAAACGAAGCCCCCTTTATCTACGAAAAAACCGGCACCCGCTATCTCCATTTCCTGATCGATGAGTTTCAGGATACCAGCGGCTTTCAGTGGGATAACTTCAGGCCACTGGTTGCCAACTCAGTAGCCTCAGGCAACCGCAACCTGGTGGTGGGCGATATCAAGCAAAGCATTTACCGCTGGCGTGGCGGCGACTGGAAGCTGCTCCTGAACCGTATTGCGCTCGACATTGGCCCCGAAAATACCGAGCATGTAAACCTTAACCATAACTTTCGCAGCTGCCGGCAGATCATCGACTTCAACAACAGCCTGTTTTTCCAGGCAGCCTGGGAGCTAAAGGAGATCTGCAGCAGCAAATTTGCCGAAGTAGCCGATAATAAAGAGCTGAATGCACTGGAGTTTGAAGCCCGCAATATTGCCGCTGCCTATGCCGAGGTTACCCAAACCTACCCGGAGAATAAGTCTGATAACCCCTGCGGCCTGGTAAAAATCAACTTTCTGGAAGCCGACGAAGAAGAAGGAAGCTGGAAGGAACAGGCTCAGCAAGCCATGCTCAGCACCATAGAAGAGCTGCAGCAAAAAGGCTATAAAGCCCGCGACATTGCCCTGCTGGTGCGCAGCAACCGCGAAGGCCAGGAACTGGCCAATGTGCTGATGCAGGCCGAAGAAGACAAAGCAGACGGCAACCCTTACAATTATCGTGTAATCTCCAGCGACTCGCTTTTCCTGAGCAATGCCGCCTCGGTATGCCTGCTCCTGAATGTGCTGCGCTACCTGCACAATGCACAAAATGCCGTTGCCCGCACCAACATGGCCTACGACTACCAGCGCTACATACTAAAGCCAGCCCAGCTGGACCTGCACCAGCTATTCCGGGCCTGTGCAGGAGACGAAGAAGCTCTGCAGGCGTACCTGCCCCCGGAATTTCTGCGCAAGCGGGCCTACCTGACCAAACTGCCACTCTATGAAATGGTGGAAACACTCATTATGCTCTTTAGCCTTAACCAGCTGCCTGGTGAATGGGGCTACCTGCAGGCCTTCCAGGATGCTGTGCTGCAGTACAGCGGCGAAGAAAAAGGAGACATTGACACTTTCCTGAACTGGTGGGACGAAACAGGTCATAAGCATACCGTGCAGGTGAGCGAATCGCTGGATGCCATCCGCATTTACACCGTGCATACCAGCAAAGGCCTGCAGTTCCGGGCAGTCTTGATGCCCTATTGCCAGTGGGAGCTTAATCACAAGCCCAATGCCAATAACTTTATCTGGGCAAGCAGCCAGATGCACCCCCTGCAGGAACTGGAGGCACTACCGGTGCGTTACTCCTCCCGGCTGGAGCAAACCGTTTTCCGGGAGCAGTACTTCCGCGAACTGATACAGGCTTATTTAGACAACCTGAACCTGCTGTACGTAGCCTTTACCCGTGCAGAGGAAGCCCTGTTTGCATGGACCCCCCTGCCCAAAATATCCAAGGGGCAAAGCATTCCCCGGGCCGATGCTGTTAACGGCATGCTCTACCGCCTGCTGCGTGGCGAAATGCAAGCCTCTGGCATTACCGAACTCTATCATGAGCCACTGTTATCCCTACCGGAAGGCTGGCAAGAAAGCAGCAATATATATGAAAACGGAGTACTGGAACAGGTCGTAACACGGGAGAAAAAAGGCGGCGAAGATTCCTTTGCCCTTGGTCAATACCTAAGCACCCGCTGGCGGAGCCGCCTGACTGTGCGCAAACGCAATGCAAGTTTGGTGCTGGCTACAGACGAAAATTCTGCAGCACGCATCAACTGGAGCCGTACCCTGCACAGCCTGCTGCGGCAGATACGCCAGCCTGAAGATCTGGAGCGTGCTCTGGAGAATATTTATTATGAGGGCATGGTAAACCGGCAGGAAATACCGGCCGTCAGAAATCAAATGCAGGCACTCTTCAGCCATCCTGTAGCCGGCCAGTGGTTTCAGCCCCGGTGGGAGGTGCGCACAGAGCTCCCGCTCCTCAATACCACCGGTTACCTGCTGCGCCCCGATAGGGTAATAACTGCAGGTTCTGTTACTATCGCCATTGATTTTCGGGTAGAGGCACCCCAGCCCGCCCACGAAAAAAGGGTGCAGCGTTACCTGAAGCTCCTGCGCCGCATGCAGTTTACTGAGGTAAGCGGCTGGGTGTACTACCTGGAAAAAGGCGAAGCCAGAGCCGTAAGTATTAACGGTACCAGCCAGCTGGGTCTGGCATTTTAG
- a CDS encoding hypothetical protein (COG0477 Permeases of the major facilitator superfamily) → MDLKKRLIYLMAIIIMIGLGLSTRIFSDALPYFVSHHFGDALWAAMVYFGFRTLWPFKSLLFSALLSLSFSFLIEFSQLYRAEWIDAVRASTLGALVLGKGFLWIDLLRYTAGVMFAWSLDLYLSGLSRNTIATGGKSALNPKERLQ, encoded by the coding sequence ATGGATCTGAAAAAGCGGTTAATATATCTGATGGCCATCATCATCATGATTGGCCTTGGATTAAGCACCAGGATATTTTCTGATGCCCTGCCCTACTTTGTTTCCCATCATTTTGGTGATGCCTTATGGGCAGCAATGGTTTATTTTGGTTTCAGAACCTTGTGGCCCTTCAAATCGCTTTTGTTTTCTGCCCTGTTAAGCCTGAGCTTTTCGTTTTTAATTGAATTCAGCCAGCTATATAGGGCCGAATGGATCGATGCCGTAAGAGCGAGTACGCTGGGTGCCCTGGTATTAGGCAAAGGATTTCTGTGGATAGATCTGCTGAGGTATACTGCAGGAGTAATGTTTGCATGGAGCCTGGACCTCTACCTGAGCGGATTGAGCCGCAATACTATAGCCACAGGAGGCAAATCAGCCTTAAATCCGAAGGAACGGCTTCAATAA